Part of the Methanobacterium paludis genome is shown below.
TATATAAAAGGGTTCTATGGAAAACCTCCAGCCCCCATCAACCCGGAAATTGCCAAGAAGATCATTGGAGATGAGAAACCAATAGATTGCAGGCCAGCTGATCTTCTGGAACCTGAGCTTGAAAAGTTCAGGAAGAAAGGTGAGGAAATGGGTATAATCAAAAAGGAGGAAGATGTTCTTACCTACGCTCTTTATCCTGCAGTTGCCCCAAAATTCTTGAGGGGAGAAGTTGAGGAGGAAGAACTGAAAGCACCAGAAAAGGTTTCAAATTCAGAATACGACGTGCCTCCACTTCCAACAGCTTACAGTGTGGATGTTGATGGTGAAGTCTTTGATGTTAAGGTAATTCCTACAGGATACATGGAAATAGAACCTACTGGAGCTAAAGCCCCAACAGGCCCTGTTGAAGGTGGTGTAACCTCCAGCATGCATGGTATGATACTTAAACTTAAAGTCAACGAAGGAGACCATGTGAACGAAGGAGATGTTGTGGCTGTCCTCGAGGCCATGAAAATGGAAAACGATATTCATGCTCCGTTATCAGGGACAGTTGAAAGTATCTTCATTGAAGAGGGGGACACTGCAAATGCTGGTGACACCCTGATGGTTATAAAATAAACATCCTTCTTTTTTTTAATAAAACAGACCATCAAAATCTTTTTATTTTAAAATTTTTAATTAATTTTTTTTAATTTTAAAAATTATTTTTTTATGAAATTAGTAATAGAAGAGATAAATTAAATTAAAACAGTGCACCAAGAAAAAATAATCAAAAAAAAATAATATGAAATGAATTTTTTTAAATAGACTTATTTTTTAGATGAATCTCTTATTCTAGATAAATGGTTTTATCTTCAATCCCAGATTCTTGAAACGCCCTTTTACGCCTCATACAAGATTCACACACACCACAGTGCTCTTTTCCACCTTTATAACAGGAGTAACTTAGGTCCATAGGGGCTCCAACCTGTTTTCCAAGTTCCACAATACCTTTCTTGTTCATATCTATTACTGGCGCCTCTATCTTTATATTATCAATGGAACCAATTTCCAAAACATTGTTAAAAGCATTTAAAAATTCCTTTGAGTTATCTGGAAATGTGGCAGCTTCCTCAAGATCCCATCCAACTATGATGATCTGGGCACCCTCTGCCTCTGCAAATGAAGTTGCTATGGCAGTAAAAACAATGTTACGGCCTGGAACCCATACTTTGCGTGCTGTTTCATCACAGACTTCCTTATTATCAAGTTCATCAGCTTTGAGTTCAGGTATCTCTTCATTTGAAGTTAAGGCAGAACCTCCAAGTTTTGAAAGCCATGGAAGATTTAAAACCGTGTGTTTTATATTCAATTTTTCACATACTGTTTTTGCTGATTCTATCTCCCTTTCAGCACTCCACTGTCCGTAGTCAAATGTTAAAGCATGGATTTCATATTCATCATTGAAGTACGATGTTGCAACTGTTGAGTCCAGCCCACCTGAAAGGACTGTTATAGCTTTTTTCTTGTTTGATACCATTTAAACACCATTATATTCTAGTTTTATGTTTACTTATTTTATTATCAATAAGAATAC
Proteins encoded:
- the queC gene encoding 7-cyano-7-deazaguanine synthase QueC; its protein translation is MVSNKKKAITVLSGGLDSTVATSYFNDEYEIHALTFDYGQWSAEREIESAKTVCEKLNIKHTVLNLPWLSKLGGSALTSNEEIPELKADELDNKEVCDETARKVWVPGRNIVFTAIATSFAEAEGAQIIIVGWDLEEAATFPDNSKEFLNAFNNVLEIGSIDNIKIEAPVIDMNKKGIVELGKQVGAPMDLSYSCYKGGKEHCGVCESCMRRKRAFQESGIEDKTIYLE